Within Montipora foliosa isolate CH-2021 chromosome 3, ASM3666993v2, whole genome shotgun sequence, the genomic segment ATCCGAACTTAAAATCTTGAAGAACAAGGCATCGTCGACGGAGGACTCCATTAAGCTCATCTTACACCAACTGGACCAGATAAAAACCAAAGTTTGCTCATCTGAGCAATCACTCCTGGAGCACTTACAAGAAACCAGCGCCACATCAGCAAGACTAAATAGTCAGGAACCTGCACCACCACGCGGGACGGAAACTTCTAATCCAGAAGAGGTACGTACGTACGCTGTAGTTACATCGAACAGATACGAATCCCTGGCCGAAGAAAGCCGTTCGATTGATGAACTCGCATCTACAGGCATGCAACCAGTCATCCCCCAGTCTGATAATCAGCCAGCAACTACTGCAAGCTCCACTCCTAAAAGTACACAACCTCAAATCCAACAACATACTGCAGCAGGATCTAACCGAAATCAGGAACATAACCATTCTTCGAATGGCCCTGTTTTGTTATTAGGTGATTCGATCCTTAGAGGAATACAACAACGCAAGTTCATGCCAAATCGGTatgtaaacaaacaaactatTACAGGCGGAACGAGGGAAATGAACCAGTATATTAAGCACATGCAGGACAGAAACGACTATGATCTCATCGTTATACACTCAGGAACAAACGATGTAGACAAATTGAACATTAACGAGATCACGAGAAACATGGAAAGCTGTATTACGAACCTTAAAGCTAGATGGCCGAATTCGCGGATCGCGTTGTCGGGCCTGACCTACGTCCCACGGGATGAGAACAGAAACAAGTCAATCGACGAAATCAATTGTTATTATGTAAGCTTATGCGAGAATCTGGATGTGACATTCATTAACAACAAGAGGGTGACAAGTGGCATTTATGGCAACATAAATGAACAAGTGTTTTATGATGATGttcatttgaataacaaaatcGGCACTAGGAAACTAGTTACAAACATTAAACACCATCTTGGTCTACGTGGCAGAAATGTTGAAACTTTACCAAGAACTACAAACACGATCGTAAATCGCCGAAACACGCGCTTGGAAGGCCCAACAAGAACACAGGCACTTAACTCGCAACACCAAGCAAGGAATCAGATAAGTCAACCTCTCCAAGCATTGAATCTTTTAGCAGATTACATAAGAGAAAGTGAAATGTTTCTAAGataaatttctttcttcttttcacCACTAGTTTATGTCACGTCCACTACGAATAGGTTTCTGGAACATTAATGGGTATAACAGTAGTACACTGGGAAATAAACTGGGAACAGATGATTTTAGGGTTGTTATCAGTAAGCATGACATATTTGCAATCGTTGAAACGCACGCGACACATGATGCAGAGCTTAATATCcgtaattttaaacatattatTAAGTGTCGAGACAAATCAGGAAAACGAGCTTTTGGAGGCCTTTCTGTATAtgtaaatcaaaaactatccgaAGGTGTCTCGTATGTTccaactaaaaacaaaaacgctATTTGGTGCAAACTCGATAaaacttattttaattttcaaaaagataTATACCTCGGAACCGTTTACTTAAGCCcatcaaattttgaaagaagcAATAGCGTGGATTTAATTGGGGAATTATAAGTTGAAATGCTTCATTTTTCACAAAGGGGAGATATTGTCGTTCAGGGTGATTTCAATGCACGAACCGGCGGTATGCAAGAAACGATATCAGACGATGACAATGCTTTCTTAAATGTCCCCGAAGACTACGAAGCTGACGAACAATACATAAGGCAGTCGCAAGATTCAGGCACCATAAATTGTAGAGGTCGAAGCTTATTAGAAACTTGCACTGCTCTAAACTTGCGAATTCTAAACGGAAGGATTGTTGGTGATCTGGATGGTAAAAAGACCTGCTTCCACTACAATGGTAGCAGCGTTGTTGATTACGCCATAGCTTCCAAAAACATTCTAAGAAATGTACAATATTTGATTGTTAATCCTCTAAAGCCTCATCTTTCAGACCACTGCCATATTTCATATGCGATAAAAGCTAATCCGGCCAGATCAGATTCTATTGGTTCGTCATCCAGTTGTAATCTTACGGAACACAATAGATTATGTTGGAACATCAATTTGAAGGACAAATTAGAAAGGACTTTGGAATCACAAGAATTCCAATCCAAGCTGGAGGAAGCCTCATTACATGACAATGTTAACATAGCAACCGAATTAGTAAGCCAAACCCTAGTTGCGGCATGCAAAATAGCTGGTTTGAAgtctcaaaaacaaaaaagcagttataagcaaaggaaagcttggtttgaccaggattgtgagacgaaaaaagaaaacctaaaaTCACTTGGGAAACAAATTTCCCGCAACCCTGATAATGTTCAATTGAGAACACTCCTACATGAGAAAAAGAAGAGTTTTAAGAAAACGTGCAAACGGAAAAAATGCTTGTatcttagaaaaaaaatagcGGACATCGATTACCGGAATTCCAAAGACACTTGGAAACAGATTGGCACTATATTTaatcttaaaaaaagaaaaacagaaaaagtggAGACAGTAAGAGCGGAAgagttttacaaatattttaaacaaCAGAATCAGGGGCCTCAAAACAACTGTTCAGAGAAAGAGACCTTCAGGAAATCCGAAGAAAACGAAACAGGCCCACTAGACTATTTAATATCGGATGAAGAGTTCGACGTTGCAAtgtgtaaattgaaagcgaacaaAGCTCCAGGCATAGACAATATATTAAACGAAGTATTAAAAGTAGGGAAGGATTTTATAAAGAGACATTtggtaactttatttaatcgAATCCTAAGCACTGGTAAATATCCTCTGCTTTGGAGCTTCGGACTGATTGTACCAGTACACAAAAAAGACGACCCACCTAAAGCTGAGAATTACCGAGGCATCACTCTATTGTCATCGCTCAGCAAACTATTCACATCCATTCTTAACAACAGATTGTACGACTACGCGACTAAAAAGGGAATCCTGAAGGATGAACAAGGTGGCTTTAGGAAAATGCATGGTACAGCTGATagtattttcattttgaaagCGCTAATTGACAAGTATGTAAAATCGAAATCACAAAGACAACGAAATAtgctattttcttgttttgtcgaCTTCAGCAAAGCCTTTGACCGTGTACCCAGAATAAATTATTTGACAAGCTCAGAACAGTAGGTATAAAAGGGCACTTTTTAGAAGTACTGATATCCATGTACTCGAATGACAAGTCAGCagtcaaaattgaaaacaaaataacccAAACGTTTCTATGTCATAACGGTGTGAAGCAAGGATGCATGCTGTCACCCACCCTGTTTAATATCTATCTGAGTGATCTACCTGAAACGCTAAACATAGCCTCAACAACTGAAGTCATGCTAAGAGAACGACCCACGAACTGTTTGTTGTATGCAGATGATTTAGTCGTTTTTGCCAGATCCGCAAAAAGCTTACAAACAATTCTCAACAAGTTGGAATCATTCTGTGAACAGGCAGACCTAAACGTGAACCTAGACAAAACCAAAGTCATGATATTCAACAACAGTGGCAAATCCCTAAATAACTATTCGTTTAGGTACGGAATGAACAAATTGGAAAATGCAAAGTCCTATCGGTATCTAGGGCTGACATTGTGCCCTTATGGAAATTTCAACCTTGCGAGGCAAGAATTGAAAAAAGCTAGCCTTAAAGCCTTGTTTAAACTACGGAAAGAGATGGGAAATCACTTCAGTGAGAACATTAAACTCACAATAAAGCTATTTGATGCATTAATATCCCCCATACTCATGTATGGTAGTGAAATCTGGGGTATTGACTGTAATGGCAAACTCGATACGGACCCAGAAGAActtgttcaaaataaatttttaaaatggctaTTAGGTGTGAATAAATATTGCAACAATAATGCTTGCAGGGCCGAAACAGGCAGGTTTCCACTGCGAATTAAAGCCCAATGCAGAACCTTTAAGTTTTGGCTTACTTTAGCTATACACGAAGAGAATAATCGTTACAAATTATCTCAAGTGGCTTATAATGACATAAAATGGATTAAAGATAAAGCTCTTTGgagtcaaaaaatcaaaaactcttTATATCATATAGGTTTAGGAAATCTTTGGGAAAAAGCACATTTTTCAGATGTAAAAATTGTAAGCATTATTAGACAAAGATTAGAGGACATTGAACTACAAAGGTGGTTCAGCGAGATGAATAATGACATAAGGAAAGATCCCAATCAAAGCAACAAAATGCGAACCTACCGTAAAGTCAAAACAATAGATAATTACAGATGTGAGGATTACCTTCACCAGGTCACCAACATCCGGGACAGAACCACCATGACAAAACTGCGACTTAGCAATCATAGATTGGCAATAGAAACAGGGCGTTACATGAGACCGTATAAGAAACCGAACGAAAGAATGTGCCCTTTGTGTAAGAGGGAAGCGGAAgatgaaaaacatttcttagtCTCCTGCCCAGTTTATCAAGAAAAGAGGAAATCTCTGTTTGAATGCTTATATAAAGAATTCAAAATCCCAATTGTGAAAATGTCGACAGAAAATGTATTTCTGCTACTATTAAACCCCCCCAGTAACAATGTTGAGTTACAGAAAATAATTGCAAAGCATATACACTACTGCTATGAGATCAGACAAAAAACTTAGTTAACCTTTAAGATTAgaaaattatataaattgtaaatttatttgGAGGATTGTCGATGTACAATGTATAAGACACcaaataaagtttgtatgtatgtatgtatggcaGTTGAGATGTGTTCCAATTaatatgtgctgcacattgGGATGTCCTCATATGTTACATGTCAGTAATTCGGTgggtaaatgaaagtgaaagatgcaaggaaaggacgggcaacaacaaacaacatttattttcaatttccattaaCGTTTAATACGCTAtcaattgaaaagcaatttacataattatggaaaatgccttgaaacTGTGATAGTAAAACGGGAACAAGAACATTGACTAGAGGTTgtcatatttttgttatccACGGGGTTCTTTCCACAGTACCTTGAAATACgctaaaataggaacaaaactcggTTATTATATTGGGATCGCTGATTATTATTCTCTGTAAATACCAGTTGTAAATATGATCGAAGAGTGTTTGAAAATGGTGATACAgagactatgcttttgctttttGAGGTTGGAATTTACAGTTTGTGGGCCGTGCAATGTCGCCCATGTTTCTGActtgtgtctgacaaatcgtcggccctgtttctgatttgtgcctgaaaaatcgatTCCTAATCCACTGCAGGAaatatgattttctatcagatactaTAATCTTTGAGTTTCAAAGTAAAAAGAATCGCTGTAAATGTTAGaaaattactcaccttcaatCGCTTTGCTGAACAGCACTTCGATATTACTGTTCCTTGTGGCTTTCTACCTCGTGACTCATGTTACCCAGAAGACCTCGCGTCATGTtgagcaataccgataccaccttgcgcgctcggttgagcaaatcgagattgctttCCCCAGTACAATATCTGCCAATTTGTATATTTTCCCCTTTTACGCGGGGGCTTCTAGGTTGCCTTCTCGGGTTTTGGGCTCtggccaaaaccctgcgggggcaacAAAGTTCCATGCGAAGTCATAAATCGAAACATTGTGCacagacaaagaaaaacactaACAATCGATAAAAAGATTATTAGCCAACGGCTCATTCTTACCTATTTAAAACGGATGATCTCAAACAAGCCTGACTGTAAGGCTGAGTAGGTCCCAGTACCCTCACGAGTGCACTTAGAAACAATAACCCGCTTGCAGGCCTCCAAGATCTTCGATTTCGCCTTGTTGATGCATCGACCAATATTGTTCGAGTCGGTTCGGctgggtggtttagtggtcatcaatcgtgcctcccacctctgtgacccaggttcaactctggcctcgggtcgtatgtgggctgagtttcagtcgatctcaacctgactccgagtttttctccgggtactccggttttcctccctcctcaaaatcgactcccagtcaattacatctggctgggtttgcggCGCTCGGCgatcacacatggatcgtatggtAGCAGCCGTGGGcgccttcacatgcattcggtccgatcccgttgagccggttgatgctgaaaagcccttgtagggAGCGGTTAACTAAGcgtacatttacatttacacaaTTTTCGGTACTGAGGCGAAAAGATCCCTTTCGCGTTTCGTCGGGCGTCCAAGTTCATTCGAACCGTTTTTCCTCTAACGCCTCAGTGTCGCGTAGGCCAACTTTTCTGTGACAACAAAAGGTCACATCATGGTTGCGTTCAGAATGGAGACTACAACGTTTCCGGAAACTCCTCGCTAACTAGCTCAGATCATTACTAGTGACTTCTGGCTTGCTTACGAATGTCCATCAAATGATAGTGCCACCAATATCGTTGTGTCTTCACTTAGTTCAATCAAAGATATTAATGCGTTTATTGTGAatgacttatttatttatttattatttatttatttcaatatttGTACATATAGAATATATACAGGTGTTATAACAAAAGGATATAGCATCCCCTACAAGGTTCAACCACCTACTGAGCTTAAGTAGGTGTTCAACACCTACTTAAGCTTTatggatcgttttcacgtgacctcatcattttctaaaatccaaaactaaagagccacgaaagtttgcaattttaaagctcaatagcgtgcttcgtttggaaaccagagcattttgaatttctgagttatggcggtgcgtgacacgaggcgacgagtgagtttattgagaaatacatgtttatctcatggttttgagcctttttagaatttaaagcattaggaaaagtgcttaggtaaatagctgtttgttcaatacagatgatcactcgcctagatggCCAAAGTAAGGGTTCGGTGGAAAACGAGGAGTGCGGGGTGCGGAGTGTGGAAAATGATGAGTGTGGAAAACGCGGAGTGTAGAAAATGCTGAGTGTGGAAAATGAGTGTAGAAGATGAGGAGTGTGGAAAATGAGGAGTGTAGAAatatgaaattaacaaataagcTAATTCCTTTATATTCTCATTGAAAGAGTGTTTTATAATATTGTGACACTTGCGTGTTAAAAGAATCAATGCGGGTAGCATATTAAAAATCGATCTAAActctttaaaaataattatattttcatggctaaatcgaacaaaatttttttttcagctctAAGGAACAGTAACGAATACATAATAAaagattgaaatcaatgcgcTTAGCATTATTATGAATTCACGAGATTAAAAAGCGATCTTAATTCTTTAAAAACGGGATGCATCCTTACATTTTAACGGCTAAATCgaacaatatttttttcctaAGGAACAGTAACGAATAAGTAAATAAAAGATTGAAGTCAATGCGCTTAGCATTATTATGAATTCACGTGATCCATACGCGCCATTATTTCAAGCTCACCCGCAAAGCGTTCCTTCCCCAAGTTGCACCCCCTCATCGGCCATTTTCGTCATTCCAACCATCGGCAGCAGCAGGAACATGGCACTCAGGTTTGTCGCCGCATTCGtattagggacggaccattagaaaagtgatgggggggggggggtggggaaagaaccaaaaaaaaattcatgcaagggaaaatgccaagaaaaaaaattcgcgcaaagaagaaggtaaagaaaaaaaaattcatgcagaaggaaggtccaattcttggatttcacatgacgtcacggccgccatgttggtgtccccaaacaatgaaatggcggccatgttggtgtcccgatccaatcctccgggaattgaaagccattattatgctaacgtcttcttttgttttcgttgaaaaacatggctgttgatcacgtgactgaaacccaagaattgtgacttttatttaataattatataatatttgccagtgtctattaaaaataattcttattcaaaatattcttggggccttaccccaggccctgctatattattattaataaataaagacatctagtgtactgaggtgttttcctcacactgaatgaaatgacaaattaaaggtgacataaattaaggacgttcgcgctaattgtttgtgcgcaacgtaactgcgcaggtaacgagactgtaatatgtcacgcattacttcgagcattagtgaagttgaggtttgaaaacctatgcagaaaccgtggacgataagtcttgcacagcgttggataagagaagatcgtgatcagtcaaaattgattaaaaatatttaggaaagtcaagtagactactgcacgactgatgttcgcgttgtttttatcagtcgtgcactagtctacttgactttcataaacattgttcaagcattagttaaaataacatggcgacaaaaacaccagggaaaaaattccaggccggcaaaagaatggcacatttatttccgaatcatcatgaaacgttaaagagaagtgagcgacaggatggaaaagctctccaaaaggtagctgctgatcgagtagtggctgaaagtttggaaaactcgaggacgaaccgttgcgtaaatttaatggggctgtttctttttttaatgtttttattaccctacgaatttaagttcaaaatgaatgtatgtttttgaagtttttatcctttactttcgtgaaaatagagcagtattctcgtcctcgtcggcttgaatagtgcggacctgcttgaaaaaaaccagcgattaaatttcacaaaaaccacactccagaagacgagcatgacggcaatggggaaatattatacaaaaccctaaccaaatgaagatgacgactgcttaaaacttcgttgctatgctcgagaaagctttgttttggtgtaaaaacctttcatcccttcaacgatcgatcctctcttgggttccagtccttccagTCGTTCCAGCgtgacaggtcacgcaaaaacgtgacaaacgaagttttctaagagcttcgtaaaatcacatcgattttactcccttggatcatcggtgatccctatttttttaatcatgaatcacttactctacttactatctacaaaatatgataaaatgaaaaaaatctcaccgtaagaagttatctttttttaaaattttctttcctcgtgccatcgaattccggtagtggttgcaacggatagaggttacgaaaacgctcgtccaggatgaactccaccgtttacgacatccctagcggcatgagattatcttaaaatcccacccctaaaaatctatgcacggaaaccttcactctaacagtttattttcaggattttcgatggatgagcagatgaggctacctttcgttattatgaca encodes:
- the LOC137997790 gene encoding uncharacterized protein, whose translation is MAASTALMNLCENLNFKSNKKQFKWNGDLNALKDFWIAELEEGKTESLLNVESKGSSEILKFETVTVNFYPSTKTLQVQGPLRDEYSSKLMDIIKNGSVFKEQDQVVSEISKSSAEDTEVIVADSDPLLSLKSAHDDRYEEFEAFMKAQREFNNKIESQVSMNSVALNENVIEVRDLEHKCKNLTKEAKLSCERRIEEVRSEIGAELQKLGKQIASLNSKLSSELKILKNKASSTEDSIKLILHQLDQIKTKVCSSEQSLLEHLQETSATSARLNSQEPAPPRGTETSNPEEVRTYAVVTSNRYESLAEESRSIDELASTGMQPVIPQSDNQPATTASSTPKSTQPQIQQHTAAGSNRNQEHNHSSNGPVLLLGDSILRGIQQRKFMPNRYVNKQTITGGTREMNQYIKHMQDRNDYDLIVIHSGTNDVDKLNINEITRNMESCITNLKARWPNSRIALSGLTYVPRDENRNKSIDEINCYYVSLCENLDVTFINNKRVTSGIYGNINEQVFYDDVHLNNKIGTRKLVTNIKHHLGLRGRNVETLPRTTNTIVNRRNTRLEGPTRTQALNSQHQARNQISQPLQALNLLADYIRESEMFLR